In Carya illinoinensis cultivar Pawnee chromosome 10, C.illinoinensisPawnee_v1, whole genome shotgun sequence, one DNA window encodes the following:
- the LOC122279889 gene encoding L-type lectin-domain containing receptor kinase VII.1-like, with protein sequence MNKHNHQQPILIFLLLLIFMFFRSISAVDFTFNGFKSSDMLLYGFATVESRVLTLTNRTTYTIGRALYPQKIPAKKPNSSYVYPFSTSFIFSMAPYKNTLPGHGIVFLFVPFTGITGASSAQHLGLFNFTTNGNSEDHIFGVEFDVFQNQEFDDINNNHVGIDVDSLKSIQAHDAGYWPDNQRGNNVSDIDDAKSFEELKLNNGENYQVWIDYSDSLINVTMAPAGMKRPLRPLLNVSLNLSEMFEDEMYVGFTSATGALMESHKILAWSFSNSNFLLSEELITTDLPSFVLPKGPIFRSKGFIAGMTVGGFIVILLCALFTVSCIKRERRKARERAEMEEWELEYWPHRIAYQEIETATEGFAEENVIGTGGNGKVYKGVLVGGAEIAVKCISHENDGMREFLAEISSLGRLKHRSLVGLRGWCKREKGSFLLIYDYMENGSLDKWVFECGENKMLSCEDRIRILKDVASAVLYLHEGWESKVLHRDIKASNVLLDKDMNGRLGDFGLARMHGHGQVPTTTRVVGTVGYLAPEVIKSGRASTQTDVFGFGALILEVMCGRRPIEEGKPPLVDWAWQLMVQGQLLNALDERLRATGGFDEQEFDRVLHLGLLCVYPDPSSRPTMRQVVKVLEGNNEVDELGSEDMDAYLLQRLKSKGGWSEFSTRFGSSFHPTFEDIRQSSLMSLSWSNTLEGR encoded by the coding sequence ATGAACAAACATAATCACCAACAGCCTATCCTGATTTTTCTTCTGCTACTCATTTTCATGTTCTTCCGATCCATTTCCGCTGTTGATTTCACCTTTAATGGCTTCAAATCTTCCGATATGTTACTTTATGGATTCGCCACCGTTGAATCTCGTGTTCTAACACTCACTAATAGAACGACTTATACAATTGGTCGTGCCCTTTACCCGCAAAAGATTCCCGCAAAAAAGCCGAACTCTTCTTATGTGTATCCTTTCTCGACTTCTTTCATCTTCTCCATGGCTCCATACAAGAATACTCTTCCTGGGCATGGCATAGTTTTCCTTTTTGTGCCCTTTACTGGCATCACAGGCGCGAGCTCAGCTCAACATCTTGGCCTTTTCAATTTCACCACCAATGGGAATTCCGAGGATCATATTTTTGGAGTCGAATTTGATGTGTTTCAGAACCAAGAATTCGATGACATAAACAACAATCATGTTGGGATCGATGTGGACTCCCTCAAATCGATCCAAGCACATGATGCCGGGTACTGGCCCGACAACCAAAGAGGCAACAACGTCAGTGATATTGATGATGCGAAGTCCTTCGAGGAATTGAAGCTGAACAACGGTGAAAATTACCAAGTTTGGATTGACTATTCTGATTCTTTGATTAATGTTACCATGGCTCCTGCAGGCATGAAAAGACCTCTGAGGCCTTTGTTGAATGTTTCTCTCAATCTTTCTGAGATGTTTGAGGACGAAATGTATGTTGGCTTTACTAGTGCTACTGGAGCGTTAATGGAAAGTCACAAGATTTTGGCGTGGAGCTTTAGTAATTCGAACTTTTTATTAAGCGAAGAGTTGATCACGACAGATTTGCCATCGTTTGTTCTTCCCAAGGGGCCGATATTTCGTTCTAAAGGGTTTATTGCAGGAATGACGGTGGGAGGTTTCATAGTTATTTTACTTTGTGCCCTGTTTACTGTGTCTTGTATCAAGAGGGAGCGAAGGAAAGCCAGGGAGAGAGCGGAAATGGAAGAATGGGAATTGGAGTATTGGCCCCACAGAATTGCATACCAAGAAATAGAGACGGCGACAGAAGGGTTCGCAGAAGAAAATGTGATCGGAACCGGAGGGAATGGGAAGGTCTACAAGGGGGTTTTGGTAGGAGGGGCTGAGATTGCGGTGAAATGCATTTCACATGAAAATGATGGGATGAGAGAATTCTTGGCCGAAATTTCAAGCCTTGGAAGATTGAAGCACAGAAGTTTGGTGGGGTTGAGAGGCTGGTgcaagagagagaagggaagcTTCTTGTTGATCTATGACTACATGGAAAATGGAAGCTTGGACAAGTGGGTATTCGAATGCGGTGAGAACAAGATGTTGAGCTGCGAAGACAGGATAAGGATTTTAAAAGATGTGGCTTCAGCAGTCTTGTACTTGCACGAGGGGTGGGAATCCAAAGTCCTGCATCGAGACATAAAGGCCAGCAACGTGTTGCTTGACAAGGACATGAATGGAAGGTTAGGGGATTTTGGACTAGCCCGGATGCACGGCCACGGTCAAGTGCCTACCACAACAAGAGTGGTCGGGACGGTCGGATACTTGGCGCCGGAGGTGATAAAGAGTGGGCGGGCATCTACTCAAACTGATGTGTTCGGGTTTGGGGCCTTGATCTTGGAAGTCATGTGTGGGAGGAGGCCTATAGAGGAGGGAAAGCCACCTTTGGTAGATTGGGCATGGCAATTGATGGTACAAGGGCAGTTATTGAATGCCCTGGATGAAAGGTTGAGGGCTACAGGCGGGTTTGACGAGCAGGAATTTGACAGGGTACTGCACTTGGGGTTGTTGTGTGTATATCCGGACCCGAGTTCCCGGCCAACCATGAGACAAGTGGTGAAAGTTTTGGAGGGGAATAATGAGGTGGACGAGCTTGGAAGTGAAGATATGGATGCATATTTGCTACAAAGATTGAAATCCAAGGGTGGGTGGTCCGAGTTTTCTACGCGTTTTGGCTCTTCATTTCACCCAACATTTGAAGATATTCGACAGTCTTCATTGATGTCTCTGTCTTGGTCCAATACTTTAGAGGGCAGGTGA
- the LOC122278203 gene encoding uncharacterized protein LOC122278203, with product MVGLSLARLPVDSHRDWRYNNNNNSREFTPPMQAPVSFYDMIFGFLEEGDQSLPESVSSEEGSSEMENGLEVEEEIRENNGNNVEEDKSFWENQHQILQSTLHRSNSLESKIRSVTKETLKEIRIANTVCACGRPLATGCRKCLMVEVSGRLRSAGYNSAICKSKWRSSPDIPSGEHTFLDVIENSNTSSKKGEVRIIIELNFRAEFEMARASEDYNRMVRRLPEVFVGKVERLSNIIKIVCSAAKKCMKEKKMHMGPWRKHKYMQAKWLGACERTASSPLLSMDLSVQLPKPRASMLTVDLLEKLPDVHCSAVAVV from the exons ATGGTTGGCCTGTCCCTCGCTAGACTTCCGGTGGACAGCCACCGGGATTGGaggtataataataataataatagtcgTGAATTTACGCCGCCTATGCAGGCGCCGGTGAGTTTCTACGATATGATTTTCGGGTTTTTGGAAGAAGGTGATCAAAGTTTGCCGGAAAGTGTTAGCAGTGAGGAAGGGTCTTCGGAGATGGAGAACGGTCTAGAGGTGGAGGAAGAGATCAGAGAGAATAATGGTAACAACGTGGAGGAGGATAAGAGTTTCTGGGAGAATCAGCACCAGATTTTGCAG TCTACCCTACACAGGAGCAACTCCCTGGAATCAAAGATTAGGAGTGTAACGAAAGAAACActaaaggaaatacggattgCGAATACAGTCTGTGCTTGCGGCAGACCCTTGGCAACCGGCTGTCGGAAATGCCTGATGGTGGAAGTTTCCGGTCGCCTCCGAAGTGCTGGTTACAACAGTGCCATTTGCAAGTCTAAGTGGAGAAGCTCCCCAGATATTCCGTCAG GGGAGCACACCTTTTTGGATGTCATAGAAAACTCTAATACTAGTTCAAAGAAAGGAGAGGTGAGGATTATAATTGAATTGAACTTCCGGGCCGAGTTCGAGATGGCAAGAGCAAGTGAAGACTACAACCGAATGGTCCGGCGGCTACCGGAAGTGTTTGTCGGAAAAGTCGAAAGACTGAGTAACATCATCAAGATTGTTTGCTCAGCTGCCAAGAAGtgcatgaaggaaaagaaaatgcacATGGGGCCATGGAGAAAGCACAAGTACATGCAAGCAAAATGGCTTGGTGCATGTGAAAGGACAGCATCCTCCCCACTCTTGTCAATGGATCTCTCTGTCCAGTTGCCAAAGCCAAGGGCCTCCATGCTGACGGTAGATTTGCTAGAGAAGTTGCCTGACGTGCATTGTTCAGCAGTTGCAGTTGTGTGA